In a single window of the Sylvia atricapilla isolate bSylAtr1 chromosome 20, bSylAtr1.pri, whole genome shotgun sequence genome:
- the MIS12 gene encoding protein MIS12 homolog, producing MSVDPMTYEAQFFGFTPQTCMLRVYIAFQDYLFEMMLVVEGVMLKKLDGIPGCKVSPSQIRKCTEKFLLFMKEHFDKLFSKMEEVLLQLVLNIPKNVLLPEDRVQEQYPCSKEEFEALQDELRQLQKQYRAEAAVQQELLAELEEQKVVKAELEKILQCFDGLESICREHGAGNFKESFALLTQNSKKLQNVLKDVEQKSRKMKQHDQLM from the coding sequence ATGTCGGTGGATCCCATGACCTACGAGGCGCAGTTCTTCGGGTTCACGCCCCAGACGTGCATGCTGCGCGTCTACATCGCCTTCCAGGACTACCTCTTCGAAATGATGCTGGTGGTGGAGGGCGTGATGCTGAAGAAACTGGACGGCATTCCCGGCTGCAAAGTGAGCCCTTCCCAGATCCGGAAATGCACCGAGAAATTCCTGCTCTTCATGAAGGAGCACTTCGATAAGCTCTTCTCCAAAATGgaagaggtgctgctgcagctggtgctgaaCATCCCTAAGAACGTGCTGCTGCCCGAGGACAGGGTGCAGGAGCAGTATCCCTGCAGCAAGGAGGAGTTCGAGGCGCTGCAGGACGAGCTGCGGCAGCTGCAGAAGCAGTACAGGGCGGAGGCGGCCGTGCAGCAGGAGCTActagcagagctggaggagcagaaggtCGTCAAGGCCGAGCTGGAGAAGATTTTGCAGTGCTTTGATGGGCTCGAGAGCATCTGCAGGGAGCACGGGGCCGGCAACTTCAAGGAAAGCTTTGCCCTCTTGACACAGAACTCTAAGAAACTGCAGAATGTGCTGAAAGATGTtgagcagaagagcagaaaaatgaagcagCATGATCAGTTAATGTAG